From the Hordeum vulgare subsp. vulgare chromosome 1H, MorexV3_pseudomolecules_assembly, whole genome shotgun sequence genome, the window CCGCCACACGAATATCTACGTGCATGACGTACGCTTTCTTTTTTGGAAAGAAAGGAAAAACGCTTGGCTGTAACAACGTGCGCGCTTGTGAGCTAGCCGTCCGGTCCGTTTCCGGTTAGCCACAACACCCAagcttggcctatttttttttttttttttgaaacggaaTATTTTTTCTTGAAACGGAAACGGACATGGTTGGGGCCACTGACATGGCTCGACGCGAAGATGTACGTACATCAGCGCGCGGCGCGGGGAAAACCAATCAAAACTCCGTTTCCTCGGCAGGGAGTGCGCGTACGCGTATACGACCGGAGGAGACGTATACTACGTATGTTTTTTTAGGACTCCGTGTGCGTTGGCTTTGTATACGTGGAGGGTGCGGCGGCGGAGCTGTGCTCGGTTAGTTGGGGCACCCGGATACCCGGCGGCCGGCGCGCGGACTCCCGATTTCCCGTAAGAGCAtgcttaatagtatagccaactgctgaccACATCTtacagctagcttgtacaatagttagctataaaagagtactatttttatcatatatggtccatctttcattctcacaagGTATCTAAcaacacgtgctagagctggctcttcaccaagagcccgcttcccttccctTTCCTCTTCTCTcttatccaactcagcaaaaatatagtattttaattcttacagcctgctgactataccttattgtacttgctttaACGGACTGGGCACTCGATCGGGCGGGTACGGCCTCTCGTTATCGTCAGGTTTTCTGCCGTCGCCACCCGTAGGGCCGGTGGTtgtattcttttcttttttcgcAAGGGCCAGTGGTTGTATTCGATAgcttgatatttatttctttagCTGACTATGGCTGGTACCGTGGTCCGCCATTTTTTATACATCTGGTGGTCAAAAAATTTGGGAGGGGATTTGGTCATTTGACCATAGGAGGACAACGTCAACATTCGCGATGGATCATTATGTTGGCGTGTTAATTTTTCATTTCATTTCTCTATATTTTTCTATTTCATTTCTCTATATTTTTCGTTTGACGTGTTAATTTTTCTATTTCTACATTTTGTTTTGTGAAAAGTATCAAAATTATTACAAAAATTCATCTCAAgcataataaaaattacatgaaAATTTTGAGACAAATAGGCAATCATTACTGTCGTCAGAACGTGCCATCCATATTTGCCGTACTAATTTTATTACTTTATTACTCAACTAATCGGGAATCACATTCATTTATACCCACACAAATAGCAAGGGAAGACTTAAGCTggttttcacccacatagcaaccTTGGTATAGGAAGAAGGGCGCGGGCCAAAGCTAATTTCGTCACCCAAGCACATTTCGGAGGCACTACATTGGCCCATCTAGACCTTGTCCAACGGTGCACTGGTGCAATTTTTTCATAGAACATCATTGCTTCACTAGCCCGATAGATGCTTTCTTAGGCAAATCATATAGATACATGACGAACTCAATCAAGGAGAAGATGCATGCGTAACCAAGGGAGTCTTAGATGATTTGTGGCGTGCGTCAAAGCTATGGCTGGTCATGGGTTCTTTATGCTTTTTAGCTGGCCTATGACTTAGTTGGCGTTGTTCATATCTTTTGAGTGGTTGCTGCTATCAACAGATGGCTTGTATGGTGTTGGTTTTTGTAGTGCATTGTGCTAGTTCGTCCCACCTGGATCCCCGTGCTTTTCTATAGAAGCAGGGCTAAAATTGAATAGGAGGATAGCAGCAACATCCAAGGCAAACATGTATCGACATGGCTTACTGTAAATATATTAGGAGTTCATCCATTTCATCCCTTTACTATACCCTGAGCCCAACTTTGGTTCATGAGTTTGAAATAAAATAGCCTAAACCCCAACTCTTAAAATTAGATAATTTTGGTCCCTTCCAATGACCAtaaagtggtttcatggatgacACGACGTTGATTTTTTGCACAGGTACAAGCATAGTcaataaatctttttggaagagtCGTTTGATAAACTATAATACTCTCTCTGATGCAAATTAATTTAGACGACCTCTATATTGTATAGAGGTTGTACAAAGACCGCGCCAATTAATTTGGATCAGATGGTGTAGTGAAAATGCataagaaaaaatataaaacatgAAAAGAAGAGTATGAACACAAACTATTAGAGAACCCAATAAATAGGGAATTCTAAAACTGGAAATGTTTTTTAGGACTATccatgaaaagaacaagaaaaattgtTGAGTACATTCCTCACTTTATTTTTCTCCTTAAATTGTGATTTTTAAATGTTACGTAAGTTTCCATTTGTAGTATTTACATATTTTTGTAGcttatataaaatattttttatggttcccTTTAAAAAGGTAGGTTGTCATGCCTAGTTATGGGTTCGTTATGCTTGTTAGCTGGTTGCGCCTACGTTGGCAAGGTTAATGTGTTTTGGATGGTTGATGTTATCTACAGCTGGCACGTATGGTGCCGGGTTTACTAAACTGCGCTAGTTAGTCCCAGCTGGATCCCCATGCTTTCCACAAAGGCACAACCGGCTTCGTCTTTTCTCTAAATCGTTTTCATCCCTCAATTATTCATTCTATTTTTACAGTTTGAATATGAAGAACCTAAACCCCAACTTTTAAAACTAATTAGCTTTGGTCCTTTTCCGGACTCTGATGTGGTTTGGTGTTTCTAGAAGAATGAAAAATAAATAAGGAAAGAAATGCAAAGGATGAACACAATAACATGATGACAAACTACGAGAGAACCCAGGAAATATGGAACCTTAGAGATAGAAAATGTTTTTTTATGTATATTGAGGAAGAACACGAACTATTGTTGAATATATTCTTTATTCATCTTTCTCCTTAAACTATGTTCTTTTCTAAATGTTATGTATGTTTTCATTTACAGCATTTACATAATTTTGTAGTAGTAGCTTATATAGGATGTTTTATGGTTTCCCTTAAAAAGGTACACACTCATTTTTTTCACTTCCTTCCATTCTAGTATTTCTATTTGCAAGAATCAACTGAAACCGTGAGGCCAAAACCAGGTATGGGAAGGATTTATACACTAAAACCTACCCTGAACAAAAGGATTTATACACTAATCCCTCAAGGCCCGAGAGCCGCAGCCCCTGCATGGCAGGAGGAGGATTTTCGCAAACATGCGCAGCTGCTTTCTTTTGGCAATACGGTGATTAGCTGGATTCCATCTCGCTCCCATAAAAGGGCCGTCGCCAGCCCCCCACCCGCATATCGCTCGTGCTCGCAAACAAGATTACGAGTTCGAGGCGTGACGGCCCCTTGTGCATGTTGCACGGGGTACCCCTCCCCCTCTTCTCCCCTCCATCCCTAGTGTGTTGCAGCCTGTTTGTAGTCCCATCCCCGCCGCGGCGCCGGCCATCGCTCCGTTGTTGTAACCAGCCGGCCGAAGCCCCCTTCTCAGTGCAACGAGTCCAGAGCGGCGCGCGGCTCGGCCGGGATATCGGGTGAATTGTTGATCTGCGCCACGTACCTGCGCgttccctttttttttttttttttttgcctgcGATGCGCCGCCGCCTTGATGGACGGATCCCGGCGGGCCGGGCGGCTCTCGCCGATCGGGAATtcatagtagtcgtagtagtagatcTGGGCAACGTATTCGATCTTCACAGATTGGTACTCTTCCCGTGTTCACGGCGGGTCTTTTGAGCCGTGAATGCCATTACGATCCGGCCCGGCCCGAAGTCTGATAAATGTTATAGGGTTTCTGTTATATAGTTTTTTTGTTTGATAAATAGATGTTATAGCTTCTTTGTTATAAGCTTACTTCCTGGTCATCACAGTTTACaaggcatgcacgtgtacctagTTCGTTAGTTTgatttatataaaatatactaTTTAACAtataaattatatcattagaaaatagaacatctaaagtttccaatgatattttttatatatacacACATCTCATTAAATTAGTCAAATTAACGATCTAGAACTTGTATGCAGAGACGGAGGGGGTATTGTTTTGCTGTTATGGTAGAGTCGTAGGGGCCCCACTGCCACGGTGTTTTAACCCGGCCCCCTCCGCCCGCCTAATGCTGCAGGCCTACAAATCAGCCGGGGCGGCGTCTCGCGGAGGGGGTGCATGAGCTCTGCCGTCCAGCGAAGAAGCAGCGTCAGAAGCGGGGACCCCAGGGCCGACGCAGCCATGCCGGTCCCTTCATCCAACGCCCCCAACTCCTCGCCCTTCTCCAACGACGGCGGCGGCTCGCCCAACGGCATCGACCGCGTGCTCCGGGGCAGCGCCCGGCGCAACCACTTGCCCACAGACGCGTCCCCCGACGCCATGGAAACGGACGTCGCTGAGCCCGCCGCTGCCTTCCTCGGCCCGCACGCCAACATGGACGATGCCGGCGGTGGCGGGTCGGGGGGCCACGCCGCGCGCCCGCCGCTCTCCGGACCACGCAACGGGttccgccgcctcggcctccgcgGCATGAAGCAGCGCCTCCTCGTTGTGGCCAACCGTCTCCCCGTCTCCGCCAATCGCCGCGGCGAGGATCAGTGGTCCCTGGAGATCAGCGCCGGCGGCCTCGTCAGCGCCCTTCTCGGTAATCCTCAGCCCCAGAATTTCGGTTTCAGCGATGCATGCATCACAATCCTGCACGCATGTACTGAATTTTCTGACGCCGCACATGTACTGAGTTTTCTGACGCCGCAGGCGTGAAGGATGTCGACGCGAAGTGGATCGGATGGGCGGGTGTGAATGTCCCCGACGAGGTCGGCCAGCGGGCTCTCACCAGTGCGCTCGCCGAGAAGGTTCGTTGCAATCTACAGATTCTAGGACATGTTTGATGTCGTCTGAACCAATAGAACAGTGCTTTCTGTTTTTCTTCACAAGTCTAGTGAGTAGTGACTGAATCCATGATCGTTTTGAACAAAACAGAGATGCATACCAGTGTTCCTGGATGAGGAGATTGTGCACCAGTACTACAACGGGTACTGCAACAACATACTGTGGCCGCTCTTCCACTACCTGGGGCTGCCGCAGGAGGACAGGCTGGCGACCACGAGGAACTTCGAGTCGCAGTTCGACGCGTACAAGCGAGCCAATCAGATGTTTGCAGACGTCGTCTATGAGCACTACCAGGAAGGGGATGTGATCTGGTGCCATGACTACCACCTCATGTTCCTGCCCAAGTGCCTCAAAGAacatgacatcaacatgaaggtCGGATGGTTCCTGCACACGCCGTTCCCTTCCTCGGAGATTTACCGTACTCTGCCATCCCGCTCTGAGCTGCTTCGCTCCGTGCTCTGCGCTGATCTAGTCGGGTGAGCATGCATCTTGTTTTCGCGTTTATTGCGTCACTTTTGAATTTTATGGTGGTTTATTTTATTACTTCTTACTGTCCTTCTTCAGATTTCATACATACGATTATGCAAGGCATTTCGTGAGTGCATGTACCAGAATACTTGGACTCGAGGGTACCCCTGAGGGTGTGGAGGATCAGGGAAAGTTAACACGGGTTGCAGCGGTACACATCAGAACTTCCTATTTTATCTAGCTACTTTATCATCTGACATGTTTGGTTGCAAATTGGGTGATTCTTTTGACTCCCTTGGCTGAAATCTTCAGTTTCCTATTGGGATAGACTCTGAGCGTTTCAAAAGAGCGTTGGATATTGCAGCAGTAAGAAGACATGTCACTGAATTGACACAGCGATTTGCAGGGCGGAAGGTGAGAAAACATTGATGCTTCATGCTCCCAGATATTCTAAAAATATACGACTTCTTTTTCCTTGGTTATGATAATATTAATCATTGAACATTAATAAACCAAATATTTCATCTGAGTAACCTGACAAAAAGTATAGTAAGATTCATTATCAACATATAAACATACAAATGGAATCATTACCCTTATGTGAGCTGCTATGGAATCTGGCTTTACAACAAAATTAGCCCCACCATTTTTGTGCTGTTTACATAACAATTAATTCCTGcattccaagcttattttcaaatACTGTCCAGATGCAATTTTATCGGACTGGTTCAAGTGTGACAGACCTTAATAAGGTGGAAAAGTACTGCTCAAAGGCAACTCTGGCCTAACCTCTTTGCTGATAGGACGCTGATATTGTATTTTTGAAATTTCCAGATCTACCTGGTACATTTTAGTGGTTCTAGGCTTCTATCTCATAAGTGCCCCCTTGCAAGTCACACCTACATTTCTGTCCTGttattattgaatcttgatttgcAACCTTATAAACCATACTATTGACATCCTTTTGATTTGATTTATCTTTCTTTTGTTGCAATTTTATAATTTATCGACGTCTCTTGCAGTCTTACAGAGTATTTTTTCCTTGCTCTTGTCATAGGTAATGCTTGGTGTTGATCGACTTGACATGATCAAAGGAATTCCACAAAAGATTTTGGCCTTTGAAAAATTTCTTGAGGAAAACCCTGAATGGAATGATAAAGTCGTTCTACTTCAAATTGCCGTACCAACTAGAACAGATGTCCCTGAGTGTAAGCGCATTTCTGTATCCTGTCGTTATCACTCTGCATATATATTGCATCAGATGTTTGAGATACGATTGTTCACATGCGTGGTTTTCAATTTATCAGCTTGCTGTCCCTTTTTAAAGTATCGTTCCTCCTAAACAATATAGATTTAGTTGTTGTTCTTATAGCACTTCCATGTTTCTCGAGCAGATCAGAAGCTTACAAGCCAAGTGCATGAAATTGTTGGGCGCATAAATGGACGATTTGGAACATTGACTGCTGTTCCTATTCATCATCTGGTCAGCTTTTAAATAGCTCTTTGTGCTAACTTATGACCTAACTTCCATGTGTGAATAAAAGTGGAGCAGGGGGGGAACCCCTTTTATTCAAAACAAAAAACTTCCATGTGTGAAATGCTCTGAGGCAAACTGTTTTGTTTCATCTAAAATAATTTGCTCCTTGCAGGATCGATCTCTTGATTTCCATGCCTTGTGTGCTCTTTATGCAGTTACTGGTAATTTCTGGCAGCTCACTTGATATTTGAAGTTGGACTTAATTAGCACTCTTCTGTTCAAAATCTTGTTGCTTTTATCATGGTTGAGCTGTGTATTTCCTCTGTTTTGCTTAGATGTGGCTCTTGTAACATCACTGAGAGATGGAATGAATCTTGTAAGCTATGAATATGTTGCATGCCAGGGATCAAAAAAAGGAGTTCTGATATTGAGTGAGGTAAGTGATCAGCTATGATGATTAATAATGTCAGTTGATTTTAAATCTAGCCTGCAAGGTATTCATATGTGTCTGTCTATATTTTCTTTTGCACACTCTCTTGAAAATATATCTGATTTTGGTTCATAAGTTCTGCCACTGCAATTTCAGTTTGCCGGTGCAGCACAATCTCTTGGCGCTGGTGCCATTCTTGTAAATCCCTGGAACATTACAGAAGTTGCAGACTCAATAAAACATGCTTTGACAATGACATCTGATGAGAGAGAGAAGCGGCACAGGCATAACTACGCGCATGTAACAACTCATACCGCCCAAGATTGGGCTGAAACTTTTGTATGGTGAGGAGCTCGTTTCCACTTTGTCTCTTTTGTACTTCTATTAACCAGAATATACTAGTAGATTAGCTGTTTCCTTCTCATTGTAAATGTAATTTTGTTAGCTGCTGCCAGACTTTCTCGTAATCACACTGTGTCTTTTCATGTAGTGAGCTAAACGATACAGTTGCTGAAGCTCTGATGAGAACAAGACAAGTTCCTCCTGATCTTCCTAGTCGAACGGCTATCCAGAAATATCTGCAGTCAAAAAATCGTTTGCTCATATTGGTAAATaccatattttttcttttctattgatAAGTTGTTTATACTGGTAATCATTAGGTTTTATAATGCAAAAACTGCTTGTTTACTCTTGGGCAATAACTTCTCCACATGGTGAGATGTTACCACATTAGTTCATTTATTTACCTTGCATTTTTTAGAACTAAATGAATATCATCAGCA encodes:
- the LOC123447061 gene encoding alpha,alpha-trehalose-phosphate synthase [UDP-forming] 1-like is translated as MSSAVQRRSSVRSGDPRADAAMPVPSSNAPNSSPFSNDGGGSPNGIDRVLRGSARRNHLPTDASPDAMETDVAEPAAAFLGPHANMDDAGGGGSGGHAARPPLSGPRNGFRRLGLRGMKQRLLVVANRLPVSANRRGEDQWSLEISAGGLVSALLGVKDVDAKWIGWAGVNVPDEVGQRALTSALAEKRCIPVFLDEEIVHQYYNGYCNNILWPLFHYLGLPQEDRLATTRNFESQFDAYKRANQMFADVVYEHYQEGDVIWCHDYHLMFLPKCLKEHDINMKVGWFLHTPFPSSEIYRTLPSRSELLRSVLCADLVGFHTYDYARHFVSACTRILGLEGTPEGVEDQGKLTRVAAFPIGIDSERFKRALDIAAVRRHVTELTQRFAGRKVMLGVDRLDMIKGIPQKILAFEKFLEENPEWNDKVVLLQIAVPTRTDVPEYQKLTSQVHEIVGRINGRFGTLTAVPIHHLDRSLDFHALCALYAVTDVALVTSLRDGMNLVSYEYVACQGSKKGVLILSEFAGAAQSLGAGAILVNPWNITEVADSIKHALTMTSDEREKRHRHNYAHVTTHTAQDWAETFVCELNDTVAEALMRTRQVPPDLPSRTAIQKYLQSKNRLLILGFNSTLTEPVESSGRRGGDQIKEMELKLRPDLKGPLRALCEDESTTVIVLSGSDRSVLDENFGEFNLWLAAEHGMFLRPTDGEWMTTMPEHLNMDWVDSVKHVFEYFTERTPRSHFEHRETSFVWNYKYADVEFGRLQARDMLQHLWTGPISNAAVDVVQGSRSVEVRSVGVTKGAAIDRILGEIVHSKSMVTPIDYVLCIGHFLGKDEDIYVFFDPEYPSSESKVKPDGASVSVDRRQNGRPSNGRSGSRNSQARTPKPQAAPLPQPPPERSSSSSDHGMGNNNNQHDWREGSSVLDLNGDNYFSCAVGRKRSNARYLLNSSEDVVSFLKEMAESTTPRAAGLQPGAAADYMFLDRQ